A single window of Malus sylvestris chromosome 5, drMalSylv7.2, whole genome shotgun sequence DNA harbors:
- the LOC126622400 gene encoding uncharacterized protein LOC126622400 has protein sequence MNNISVESPNLSEVRIQLRDSEPAIDWSWNHFSTLSDFLHNFACSEKVALFVHDVVALIFPEDFRKTCSSPLRNVKELELRILSPSGARDSDLRDSLVWMAPSASIPLVKYS, from the exons ATGAACAACATTTCAGTCGAATCTCCAAATCTCTCGGAGGTTAGAATCCAACTTCGGGATTCAGAACCTGCCATCGACTGGTCATGGAATCATTTTTCTACCCTGAGCGATTTTCTCCATAATTTTGCTTGCTCTGAAAAAGTAGCCCTCTTTGTTCACGATGTTGTG GCTCTCATTTTCCCGGAAGATTTCAGAAAGACGTGCTCTTCACCGTTGCGTAACGTCAAGGAACTTGAGCTAAGGATTCTTTCTCCATCGGGTGCTAGAGACTCCGACTTAAGAGACTCCTTGGTTTGGATGGCACCTTCTGCGAGCATTCCACTGGTGAAGTACTCTTGA